A single window of Solea solea chromosome 9, fSolSol10.1, whole genome shotgun sequence DNA harbors:
- the LOC131465151 gene encoding intraflagellar transport protein 56-like, which translates to MIHFGVKPLFGGETVRSIQKKNQTKVPHLKDYLQHRDFLGALTLLEFQRSIGENVKHADLWIGYCAFHLGDFKRAMEEYQSLTRDPECPAEVWAYLACSLFFLGLYKEAEEAACKAPVSPLQNRLLLHLAHKFNAEKNLMEFHKNLKDTIEDNLSLASINYMHSHYNEAIDIYRQLALQNGDSPALNMYVALCYYRLGYYDRSLEVLNMYLQSIPDSTIAINLKACNHFRLDKSRAAEAELKNLINSSSCSFQFAKELIQHNLVVFCGGAGALQMLPPLINVIPEARLNLVIYHLRQDNSQEAYNLIKDLVPTTPQEYTLKGVVNVTWGRENGSRDHLKIAQQFFQLVGGLVTECDTVPGRQCLASCFFLLRQFEDVLVYLNSIKRYLYYDDTFNFNYAQAKAALGYYKEAEVIFQLVQSDKIKNDYIYLSWLARCYIMNQKGQLAWELYLKMRTSSYSFSFLQLIASDCYTMGQFYYAAKAFDALEKLQPESNYYEGKRGACVGVFQLILANKEPKETLKEVVHLLQNSGNPQVEYIIRTLRKWAKDNGVILS; encoded by the coding sequence ATGATCCACTTTGGTGTGAAACCACTTTTTGGAGGGGAAACGGTGAGAAGCATCCAgaagaaaaaccaaacaaaagtgCCCCACTTGAAGGATTACTTGCAACATAGGGACTTCCTTGGGGCCCTGACACTGTTGGAGTTTCAGAGAAGTATTGGAGAGAATGTGAAGCATGCCGACCTCTGGATTGGCTACTGTGCCTTCCACTTAGGTGATTTCAAAAGAGCTATGGAGGAATACCAGTCTCTGACCAGAGACCCTGAATGTCCTGCCGAGGTGTGGGCCTATTTAGCCTGTTCCCTCTTTTTTCTTGGGCTCTATAAAGAGGCTGAGGAGGCTGCGTGTAAGGCTCCAGTGTCCCCCCTCCaaaacaggctgctcctccacTTGGCTCACAAGTTTAACGCTGAGAAAAACCTGATGGAATTTCACAAGAACCTGAAGGATACTATAGAGGACAATCTAAGCCTGGCATCCATTAACTACATGCATTCCCACTACAATGAAGCTATAGATATCTATAGACAACTTGCACTGCAGAACGGAGATTCCCCAGCCCTGAACATGTACGTGGCTTTGTGCTACTACAGGCTGGGCTACTATGACAGGTCCCTGGAAGTCTTAAATATGTACTTGCAGAGCATCCCTGACTCCACCATTGCCATTAACCTCAAGGCCTGCAACCACTTCAGGCTTGACAAAAGTAGGGCAGCAGAGGCTGAGTTGAAGAACCTGATCAATTCATCCTCCTGCTCCTTTCAGTTTGCTAAGGAGCTTATCCAACACAACCTGGTGGTGTTTTGTGGTGGGGCGGGGGCATTGCAGATGTTGCCACCATTGATCAATGTGATCCCCGAGGCCAGACTCAACCTGGTCATCTACCATCTCAGACAAGATAATTCCCAAGAAGCTTACAACCTCATCAAAGATTTGGTCCCCACCACACCTCAGGAGTACACTTTGAAAGGAGTGGTGAATGTCACATGGGGACGAGAAAATGGATCAAGGGATCACTTGAAAATCGCACAGCAGTTCTTTCAGCTGGTCGGAGGCTTGGTCACCGAATGCGACACTGTTCCTGGCAGACAGTGCTTAGCATCCTGCTTTTTCCTCTTGAGACAATTTGAAGATGTGCTCGTCTATCTTAACTCAATCAAGAGGTACCTTTATTATGATGATACCTTTAACTTTAACTATGCACAGGCTAAAGCAGCCCTTGGCTACTACAAAGAAGCTGAggtcatttttcagcttgttcAAAGTGACAAGATCAAGAATGACTACATTTACCTCAGCTGGCTGGCACGATGCTACATCATGAACCAGAAGGGCCAGCTTGCCTGGGAGCTTTACCTGAAGATGCGCACCTCCTCTTATTCCTTTAGTTTCCTGCAGCTCATCGCCAGCGACTGCTACACGATGGGCCAGTTCTACTATGCAGCCAAGGCGTTTGATGCACTTGAGAAGCTACAACCAGAATCCAACTACTATGAGGGAAAGAGAGGGGCTTGTGTTGGCGTCTTCCAGCTCATCCTGGCAAATAAGGAGCCTAAGGAGACACTAAAGGAGGTGGTCCACCTGCTGCAAAACTCTGGCAACCCACAGGTTGAATACATCATCCGAACTTTGAGGAAGTGGGCCAAAGACAATGGAGTCATCCTCTCATAA